The Colias croceus chromosome 3, ilColCroc2.1 genome includes a region encoding these proteins:
- the LOC123706038 gene encoding WD repeat and FYVE domain-containing protein 2 encodes MAAEIKPAPRTPNDRFSTTKKPALLSKLEGCTDDVNAAVVIPGEDGVISVCDDKTVRVWLKRDSGQYWPSICQYMPSGCTSMFYTPETRQLFIGQENGTISEFTLAPDCNRINPSREYLAHTARVTAVVFSLSCEWVLSVSRDKMFSYHCSETGRRIGGYSFEAWCTALQFDSQSKYAFVGDYSGQITMLKLDNNGATLVTTLKGHTGSVRVLNWAAIPQLLFSGSFDQTIIVWDIGGQKGTAYELQGHSNKVTGLWYVGGCQRLISSGEDGALGVWEMGVPRKETPTWRESDTCQLCRAPFIWNVRAMMEKKQLGLRQHHCRWCGAAVCGACSPHRLPLPVMGFEFPQRVCSACYDTLRHEPRESLASFHDMKHAVASLYVDEATGRMCTAGKDRVIKVWDISVLLAPAPKPGTSVQ; translated from the exons atggcTGCAGAAATTAAGCCTGCTCCTAGAACACCCAATGATAGATTTTCTACAACCAAAAAACCAGCACTTCTGAGTAAATTAGAAGGCTGTACCGACGACGTTAATGCTGCAGTTGTTATACCTGGGGAGGATGGAGTAATTAGCGTTTGCGATGATAA AACTGTACGAGTATGGCTGAAGAGGGATTCGGGACAGTATTGGCCTAGTATCTGTCAATACATGCCCTCTGGATGCACCTCAATGTTCTACACTCCAGAGACGAGGCAACTGTTTATTGGTCAAGAAAATGGGACAATATCAGAGTTTACTCTGGCTCCAGATTGTAATAGAATAAATCCT AGTCGAGAATACTTAGCACACACAGCCAGAGTTACAGCAGTTGTCTTCTCATTAAGTTGCGAATGGGTTCTGTCTGTGAGTCGAGACAAGATGTTCTCGTACCACTGTAGTGAAACTGGGCGCAGGATTGGTGGTTACTCCTTTGAAGCGTGGTGTACAGCTTTGCA ATTTGATTCCCAATCAAAATATGCATTTGTCGGAGACTACAGTGGTCAAATAACAATGTTGAAATTAGATAATAACGGAGCTACACTCGTCACGACATTGAAGGGTCATACTGG GTCTGTAAGAGTGTTGAATTGGGCCGCAATACCTCAGTTACTATTTAGTGGTTCCTTTGACCAGACAATAATTGTGTGGGATATAGGTGGACAGAAGGGCACAGCTTACGAACTTCAAGGACATAG caaCAAAGTGACCGGGCTCTGGTACGTGGGCGGTTGCCAGCGGCTCATATCGAGCGGCGAGGACGGCGCGCTCGGCGTGTGGGAGATGGGCGTGCCGCGCAAGGAGACGCCCACGTGGCGCGAGTCGGACACGTGCCAGCTGTGCCGTGCGCCCTTCATATGGAACGTGCGTGCCATGATGGAGAAGAAGCAGCTGG GTCTCCGGCAGCACCACTGCCGCTGGTGCGGCGCGGCGGTGTGCGGCGCGTGCTCGCCGCACCGCCTGCCGCTGCCCGTCATGGGCTTCGAGTTCCCGCAGCGCGTCTGCTCCGCCTGCTACGACACGCTGCGCCATGAGCC ACGAGAATCACTCGCATCATTCCACGATATGAAACACGCAGTGGCGTCCCTATACGTTGACGAGGCTACGGGCAGAATGTGTACTGCTGGCAAGGATAGAGTTATTAAg GTATGGGACATCAGCGTACTGCTAGCGCCGGCCCCGAAGCCGGGCACCAGCGTCCAATAA
- the LOC123706036 gene encoding uncharacterized protein LOC123706036, producing the protein MSARAPARCRTSLAVLLLLAAYTHEEKISCVKDGLYADYDSDCEKYVRCLNGKVKGRYTCAPGRVFSEVAGACIMSPSRTCVQRICAPGDTFAYTTPTTACRHYYRCENGTVTDHTCPSGSWFDTDRQACSRGAGTCYEPVCAGLPNGKYPDSSNDCRRILHCRGSEVRSVESCQGFCTNDCPAPRSTAIPIPVGDADFCSDEACASLCQSAADGAYADRSTGCREYFVCKAHGVIGRGVCEPGFLFSGSGCEPAELTYCPPPARSPCFNRQDGRYRDWKSCLSYYDCRRGRVISRGMCDQGKVFDGAKCVSQNSFYCKGPEVSKLCQGMPSGTYQHLESNCSQYYHCEGSLQTLFACPFGEVYDGVKCVPSSQHLCPNLERDSCYGRSDGRYRAKDASCRAFYACINGEKAMYACPTGHVFDGESCIPERLDLCPSKDYSCSGLSDGYHAEIDSNCHRYFFCEGGDRLATLSCLGGKIFDGHACVEPTRHECGGPRRENLEHGKPCEHNGFFIVAGTECKNYYFCLGGQRTYLTCPIGQVFNGQICVPNEQYVCPD; encoded by the exons ATGTCTGCGCGAGCGCCTGCCCGCTGCCGCACCAGCCTCGCTGTGCTTTTGCTCCTCGCAGCTTACACAC ATGAGGAAAAAATTTCATGCGTTAAAGATGGGCTGTACGCCGACTACGATTCAGATTGTGAAAAATATGTGCGGTGTTTAAATGGAAAAGTGAAAGGACGATACACTTGTGCCCCTGGAAGAGTGTTCAGTGAAGTTGCAGGTGCGTGTATAATGAGCCCGAGTCGCACTTGTGTACAGCGCATTTGCGCACCCGGAGACACGTTCGCGTATACGACACCAACGACTGCATGTCGCCATTACTATCGATGTGAGAATGGCACAGTCACAGATCACACCTGCCCATCTGGGTCTTGGTTCGATACAGATCGCCAGGCGTGCTCGCGAGGCGCAGGTACATGTTACGAACCCGTCTGTGCCGGTTTACCTAACGGCAAATATCCTGATTCGTCTAATGACTGTCGACGGATATTGCATTGTCGTGGATCGGAAGTGAGGTCAGTGGAATCTTGTCAAGGGTTTTGCACCAATGATTGTCCAGCCCCACGATCGACAGCAATACCCATACCGGTCGGAGATGCTGACTTTTGTTCGGATGAAGCATGTGCTTCACTGTGTCAGAGCGCAGCTGACGGTGCTTACGCTGATCGATCGACAGGCTGTCGCGAGTACTTTGTATGTAAAGCGCATGGGGTTATAGGACGCGGGGTCTGTGAACCTGGATTCTTATTTTCGGGATCGGGTTGTGAGCCCGCAGAATTGACCTATTGTCCACCGCCAGCGAGAAGTCCCTGCTTTAACCGTCAGGATGGTCGATATAGAGATTGGAAAAGCTGTTTATCTTATTACGATTGTCGTCGAGGAAGAGTAATCTCTCGAGGGATGTGTGATCAAGGAAAAGTTTTCGATGGCGCGAAATGTGTATCACAGAACAGCTTTTATTGCAAAGGACCCGAGGTGTCTAAACTTTGTCAAGGTATGCCAAGTGGAACTTATCAACACCTGGAGTCCAACTGCAGCCAATATTACCATTGTGAGGGATCCCTGCAGACTTTATTTGCGTGTCCGTTTGGTGAAGTGTATGACGGTGTAAAATGTGTGCCTTCTTCACAACATCTATGTCCAAATTTAGAAAGAGATTCTTGCTATGGCCGCTCGGATGGGCGCTACAGAGCGAAAGATGCTAGTTGTCGGGCATTTTATGCATGTATAAACGGGGAAAAGGCGATGTACGCATGCCCAACGGGACATGTTTTTGATGGAGAATCCTGTATACCAGAACGTCTTGACCTATGTCCATCTAAAGACTATTCATGTTCGGGTCTCAGTGATGGATACCATGCAGAAATCGATTCTAATTGTCATAG ATACTTTTTCTGCGAGGGAGGAGATCGTCTAGCAACTTTGTCCTGTCTTGGAGGAAAAATATTCGATGGTCACGCGTGTGTAGAACCAACGCGGCACGAATGCGGTGGGCCGCGGAGAGAGAACCTAGAGCACGGGAAACCATGCGAACACAACGGTTTTTTTATCGTCGCCGGTACCGAATGCAAGAATTACTACTTCTGTTTAGGAGGTCAAAGGACATATCTCACCTGCCCTATAGGCCAAGTTTTCAACGGACAGATTTGCGTCCCAAATGAACAGTACGTGTGCCCTGATTGA